A single genomic interval of Prunus dulcis chromosome 5, ALMONDv2, whole genome shotgun sequence harbors:
- the LOC117627340 gene encoding 60S ribosomal protein L37a: MTKRTKKAGIVGKYGTRYGASLRKQIKKMEVSQHSKYFCEFCGKYAVKRKAVGIWGCKDCGKVKAGGAYTLNTASAVTVRSTIRRLREQTES; encoded by the exons ATg ACTAAGAGGACAAAGAAGGCGGGTATTGTTGGGAAATATG GAACCCGTTATGGTGCTAGTCTGCGTAAGCAGATTAAGAAGATGGAAGTCAGTCAACACAGCAAGTATTTCTGCGAATTTTGCGGCAAG TATGCTGTGAAAAGAAAGGCTGTTGGAATTTGGGGATGCAAGGACTGCGGAAAAGTGAAGGCAGGCGGTGCCTATACCTTGAA CACTGCTAGTGCTGTGACGGTTAGGAGCACAATCAGAAGGCTGAGAGAGCAAACTGAGAGTTGA